From the genome of Argentina anserina chromosome 4, drPotAnse1.1, whole genome shotgun sequence, one region includes:
- the LOC126789936 gene encoding cytochrome P450 CYP749A22-like — translation MSKMISLGGLVVTISSFLCVFLLLALIKIFHKLWLTPIRTQKLMASQGIKGPSYRFIHGNTKEISKMKREAMSRRLTSFSHDIFSRVQPHIHSWNKTYGKNFVQWYGCQAQLVVSEPELIKEILNKKDTYPKRKLTPLTKTIFGEGVATTNDPKKWEKLRKQANHAFHGDSLKSMIPTMIDCTETMLQRWKSHEGKEIEVYQEFRLLTSEVISRAAFGSSYLEGKNIFDKFNKLCSLLLKSSLNNRFSGISKFFKSSDDIESEKLDKGIHDSIVEIIKKRENEAMTGEDDNFGSDFLGLLLKAHHGANDNQRISVEELVDECKIFYFAGHETTNSLLAWTILLLALYPEWQEQARKEVLHSFGQQIPDPDELASLKIMGMIINETLRLYAPVISYERKVEREVRLGKLIVPAGLDLYISSLALHHEPQFWGEDVHLFKPERFSEGVAKATNNNITAFLPFGMGPRICPGLNFATIETKIVLSRILQNYSFTLSPGYIHLPYENLIVRPQHGVQVMLHLL, via the exons ATGAGCAAAATGATTTCTTTGGGAGGACTAGTGGTCACGATCTCAAGCTTTCTATGTGTATTTCTTCTCTTAGCTCTGATCAAGATCTTCCACAAGCTATGGTTGACTCCGATTCGCACACAGAAACTGATGGCCTCTCAGGGAATCAAAGGCCCTTCATACAGATTCATCCATGGAAACACCAAAGAGATCTCCAAGATGAAAAGAGAAGCCATGAGCAGAAGGCTCACGAGCTTTTCCCATGATATATTTTCTCGAGTCCAACCTCATATCCACTCATGGAACAAGACCTATG GGAAGAATTTTGTTCAATGGTATGGTTGTCAAGCTCAGCTGGTGGTTTCGGAGCCcgaattgatcaaagagatACTGAACAAAAAGGACACCTATCCGAAGAGAAAGCTCACACCATTGACAAAGACAATATTTGGAGAAGGTGTAGCCACAACCAACGATCCCAAAAAATGGGAGAAATTGCGAAAACAAGCCAACCATGCCTTCCATGGAGACAGCTTAAAA AGCATGATTCCTACAATGATAGATTGTACTGAGACGATGCTACAGAGATGGAAAAGCCATGAGGGCAAAGAGATTGAGGTGTATCAAGAATTCAGATTGCTGACTTCTGAAGTGATTTCGAGGGCAGCATTTGGCAGTAGCTATTTAGAAGGGAAGAACATTTTTGATAAGTTCAACAAGCTATGCTCCCTGTTACTCAAATCTTCTTTAAATAACAGATTTTCTGGCATCAG CAAGTTTTTCAAATCCAGCGATGACATTGAATCAGAGAAGCTTGATAAAGGAATACATGACTCCATAGTAGAGATCattaagaaaagagaaaacgagGCAATGACTGGAGAAGATGACAACTTTGGGAGTGATTTTCTAGGATTGCTTTTAAAGGCTCATCATGGTGCCAATGACAACCAACGGATTTCGGTTGAAGAATTGGTTGATGAGTGCAAAATCTTTTACTTTGCTGGACATGAAACCACTAATTCTTTGCTTGCTTGGACCATCCTTCTTCTGGCACTCTATCCTGAATGGCAAGAACAAGCGAGAAAGGAGGTCTTACACTCGTTTGGCCAACAAATTCCAGATCCTGATGAACTTGCCAGCCTAAAAATA ATGGGTATGATCATCAACGAGACTCTACGGTTATATGCTCCGGTTATCTCCTATGAAAGGAAAGTTGAAAGGGAGGTTAGACTGGGAAAGTTGATAGTTCCTGCTGGCCTTGATTTGTACATTTCCAGTTTAGCACTTCACCATGAGCCTCAATTCTGGGGAGAAGATGTACATCTTTTCAAACCAGAGCGATTCTCCGAAGGTGTTGCTAAAGCTACTAATAATAACATAACCGCATTCTTGCCTTTTGGAATGGGACCTCGAATCTGTCCAGGGTTGAACTTTGCTACCATTGAAACCAAAATAGTTCTTTCAAGGATTCTGCAGAACTATTCCTTCACCCTTTCCCCAGGTTATATCCACTTGCCCTATGAAAACCTCATTGTTCGCCCACAACATGGTGTTCAAGTAATGCTACACTTACTGTGA